In one Algiphilus sp. genomic region, the following are encoded:
- the glnL gene encoding nitrogen regulation protein NR(II): protein MKFTPRPRLKAESVLESTTTGVLAVDGRLCVGHINPAAENLFGVSEGHALGEPLHIAVPHFAQHMERLRDAVATTSGFIERELEMRRGQDRPVTVDLVVTPVLFGKQHGLVMEATPLDRHLRISRDEWLQAQFDAGRQLVRGLAHEIKNPLGGIRGAAQLLEHEFPDSLHREYTRVIMREADRLQNLVDRMLGPSRMPVRDTLNVHAMLEHVRHLIEAEAGEWLTVDRDYDPSIPDIEADREQLVQAALNIARNAMQALEGRDDPHLTLRTRVRRQHTIAGTLHRMAVQIDIEDNGPGIPAQLLEKIFYPMVTTRASGSGLGLPISQYLVHGHGGIIECHSRAGCTTFSIYLPLPVS from the coding sequence ATGAAGTTCACGCCGCGCCCACGATTGAAGGCGGAATCCGTTCTCGAAAGCACCACGACGGGCGTCCTCGCCGTGGACGGCCGACTGTGCGTCGGGCACATCAATCCCGCGGCCGAGAACCTGTTCGGCGTATCCGAGGGACACGCCCTCGGCGAACCCCTCCACATCGCGGTGCCCCATTTCGCGCAGCACATGGAGCGCCTGCGTGACGCCGTCGCGACCACGTCGGGCTTCATCGAGCGCGAGCTGGAGATGCGCCGCGGACAGGATCGGCCGGTGACCGTCGATCTGGTGGTGACGCCGGTGCTGTTCGGCAAGCAGCACGGACTGGTCATGGAGGCCACCCCCCTCGACCGCCATCTGCGCATCTCGCGCGACGAATGGCTGCAGGCGCAGTTCGACGCCGGGCGGCAGCTGGTGCGCGGGCTCGCCCACGAGATCAAGAATCCCCTCGGCGGCATCCGCGGTGCCGCCCAGCTCCTCGAGCACGAGTTCCCCGACTCGCTGCACCGCGAGTACACCCGCGTGATCATGCGCGAGGCCGACCGCCTGCAGAACCTGGTCGACCGCATGCTGGGCCCCAGCCGCATGCCGGTGCGCGACACCCTCAACGTGCACGCCATGCTCGAACATGTCCGCCACCTGATCGAGGCCGAGGCCGGCGAGTGGCTCACCGTCGACCGCGACTACGACCCCAGCATCCCCGACATCGAGGCCGACCGCGAGCAGCTGGTGCAGGCCGCGCTCAACATCGCCCGCAATGCCATGCAGGCGCTCGAGGGCCGCGACGATCCGCATCTGACCCTGCGCACCCGGGTGCGTCGGCAGCACACCATCGCCGGCACCCTGCACCGCATGGCCGTGCAGATCGACATCGAGGACAACGGCCCCGGCATACCGGCCCAGCTGCTCGAGAAGATCTTCTACCCGATGGTGACCACGCGCGCATCGGGCAGCGGCCTCGGTCTCCCCATTTCGCAGTACCTGGTCCACGGCCATGGCGGCATCATCGAATGCCATTCGCGGGCCGGGTGCACGACGTTCTCCATCTATCTCCCCCTGCCCGTCTCATGA
- the glnA gene encoding glutamate--ammonia ligase, translating to MSAQDAMKLIKEKGAKFVDFRFVDTKGKEQNVTVPSHTIDDDVFADGKMFDGSSIQGWKGINESDMILMPDPESVYIDPFFEEPTVVLRCDVIEPSTMQGYERDPRSLAKRAEAYLKSTGIADTAFFGPENEFFVFDSIRWSNEMGHTFYQIDSEEACWSSGKEYEGGNMGHRPGVKGGYFPVPPVDSLQDLRSAMCLTMEEIGLMTEVHHHEVATAGQCEIGTVFNTMVKKADEVLAYKYIVHNVAHQFGKTATFMPKPLVGDNGNGMHVHQSLSKDGKNLFAGDEYGGLSETALYYIGGIIKHAQAINAFTNPGTNSYKRLVPGFEAPVLLAYSARNRSASIRIPYVANPKGRRIEVRFPDSLANPYLAFAAMMMAGLDGIQNKIHPGDAMDKDLYNLPPEEDAKIPRVAHGLDIALEALDKDRDFLKAGDVFSDDLIDAYLELKGEEVTRFRMAPHPCEFDMYYSM from the coding sequence ATGTCAGCGCAAGACGCTATGAAGCTCATCAAGGAAAAGGGCGCGAAGTTCGTCGATTTCCGTTTCGTGGACACCAAGGGCAAGGAGCAGAACGTCACGGTGCCCTCCCACACCATCGACGACGACGTGTTCGCCGACGGCAAGATGTTCGACGGCTCCTCGATCCAGGGCTGGAAGGGCATCAACGAGTCCGACATGATCCTCATGCCGGATCCGGAGTCGGTCTATATCGACCCGTTCTTCGAGGAGCCGACCGTCGTCCTGCGCTGCGACGTCATCGAGCCCTCGACCATGCAGGGCTACGAGCGCGACCCGCGCTCGCTGGCGAAGCGCGCCGAGGCCTACCTCAAGAGCACCGGCATCGCCGACACCGCCTTCTTCGGCCCGGAGAACGAGTTCTTCGTCTTCGACTCCATCCGCTGGAGCAACGAGATGGGCCACACCTTCTACCAGATCGATTCCGAGGAAGCGTGCTGGAGCTCGGGCAAGGAGTACGAGGGCGGCAACATGGGCCACCGCCCGGGCGTCAAGGGCGGCTACTTCCCGGTGCCGCCGGTCGACAGCCTGCAGGACCTGCGCTCGGCCATGTGCCTGACCATGGAAGAGATCGGCCTGATGACCGAGGTGCACCACCACGAGGTGGCGACCGCCGGTCAGTGCGAGATCGGCACCGTGTTCAACACGATGGTCAAGAAGGCCGACGAGGTCCTGGCCTACAAGTACATCGTGCACAACGTCGCGCACCAGTTCGGCAAGACCGCCACCTTCATGCCGAAGCCGCTGGTCGGTGACAACGGCAACGGCATGCACGTGCACCAGTCGCTCTCCAAGGACGGCAAGAACCTGTTCGCCGGCGACGAGTACGGCGGCCTGTCCGAGACCGCGCTGTACTACATCGGCGGCATCATCAAGCACGCCCAGGCCATCAACGCCTTCACCAACCCGGGCACCAACAGCTACAAGCGTCTGGTGCCGGGCTTCGAGGCGCCGGTGCTGCTGGCCTACTCGGCGCGCAACCGCTCGGCGTCGATCCGCATCCCGTACGTGGCCAACCCGAAGGGCCGCCGCATCGAGGTGCGCTTCCCCGACTCGCTGGCCAACCCCTACCTCGCCTTCGCGGCGATGATGATGGCAGGCCTCGACGGCATCCAGAACAAGATCCACCCCGGCGACGCGATGGACAAGGATCTCTACAACCTGCCGCCGGAAGAGGACGCCAAGATCCCGCGCGTCGCGCACGGCCTCGACATCGCGCTCGAGGCACTCGACAAGGACCGCGACTTCCTCAAGGCGGGCGACGTGTTCTCGGACGACCTCATCGATGCCTACCTCGAGCTCAAGGGCGAGGAGGTCACGCGCTTCCGCATGGCCCCGCACCCCTGCGAGTTCGATATGTACTACTCGATGTAA
- the ntrC gene encoding nitrogen regulation protein NR(I) — protein MNDSSLTVWVVDDDESIRWVLERSLSRHGMTVESFPGAAEMLDRLAEATPDVLISDIRMPGVDGLELLQRLHEHDPDLPVIIMTAHSDLDAAVAAYKGGAFEYLAKPFDVDDVSELVQRAAAARSVEPASQELGQSSSLIGEAPAMQDVFRAIGRLSQSQITVLITGETGVGKELVARALHNHSPRAGREFIAVNTAAIPRDLMESEFFGHERGAFTGAQTQRRGRFEQADGGTLFLDEIGDMPLDLQTRLLRVLSDGEFYRVGGTTPIKVDVRVIAATNQELEDAVAEGRFREDLFHRLNVIRIRIPSLRERTEDIPMLARHFLITAARDLHTEPKRLSDAASNCMQQLSWPGNVRQLENICRWLTVMAPGQEIQADDLPPELRHPRTRSEAPGQPTEATPGDIAAVAEDWPSLLRAWADAELGAGRSDLLEEALPAFERTLIEAALANTRGHRIDAAKRLGWGRNTLTRKIKELNMEAHRHS, from the coding sequence ATGAATGACAGTTCGCTCACCGTCTGGGTCGTCGATGACGACGAATCGATCCGCTGGGTTCTGGAGCGCTCCCTCAGCCGGCACGGCATGACCGTGGAGAGCTTCCCCGGTGCCGCGGAGATGCTCGACCGCCTCGCCGAGGCAACGCCCGATGTCCTGATCAGCGACATCCGCATGCCCGGGGTCGACGGCCTCGAGCTCCTCCAGCGCCTGCACGAGCACGACCCCGATCTGCCGGTCATCATCATGACCGCCCATTCGGACCTCGACGCCGCGGTCGCCGCCTACAAGGGCGGCGCCTTCGAGTACCTCGCCAAGCCCTTCGACGTCGACGATGTCTCGGAACTGGTGCAGCGCGCCGCCGCCGCGCGCAGCGTCGAGCCCGCCAGCCAGGAACTCGGCCAGTCCAGCTCGCTGATCGGCGAAGCCCCGGCGATGCAGGATGTCTTCCGCGCCATCGGCCGGCTGTCGCAATCGCAGATCACCGTCCTCATCACCGGCGAGACCGGCGTCGGCAAGGAGCTGGTCGCGCGAGCCCTGCACAACCACAGCCCCCGCGCCGGACGCGAGTTCATCGCGGTGAACACCGCCGCCATCCCGCGCGATCTCATGGAATCGGAATTCTTCGGCCACGAGCGCGGCGCCTTCACCGGCGCGCAGACCCAGCGCCGAGGCCGCTTCGAGCAGGCGGACGGCGGCACCCTGTTCCTGGACGAGATCGGCGACATGCCGCTGGACCTCCAGACCCGCCTGCTGCGCGTACTGTCGGACGGCGAGTTCTATCGCGTCGGCGGGACCACGCCGATCAAGGTCGACGTGCGCGTCATCGCCGCCACCAACCAGGAGCTCGAGGACGCCGTCGCCGAGGGGCGCTTCCGCGAGGACCTGTTCCATCGCCTCAACGTCATCCGCATCCGGATCCCCTCGCTGCGCGAGCGTACCGAGGATATCCCGATGCTGGCGCGCCACTTCCTCATCACTGCGGCGCGCGATCTGCACACCGAGCCCAAGCGTCTCAGCGACGCCGCCAGCAACTGCATGCAGCAGCTGAGCTGGCCCGGCAACGTCCGCCAGCTCGAGAACATCTGCCGATGGCTGACGGTCATGGCGCCGGGTCAGGAAATCCAGGCCGACGACCTGCCGCCCGAGCTGCGCCATCCGCGCACGCGATCGGAAGCGCCCGGGCAGCCGACCGAAGCCACCCCGGGGGATATCGCGGCCGTCGCCGAGGACTGGCCCTCGCTGCTGCGCGCCTGGGCCGACGCCGAGCTCGGCGCCGGACGCTCGGACCTGCTCGAGGAAGCGCTGCCGGCCTTCGAGCGCACGCTCATCGAGGCCGCGCTGGCCAACACGCGCGGCCACCGCATCGATGCCGCCAAGCGGCTCGGCTGGGGGCGCAACACGCTGACCCGCAAGATCAAGGAGCTCAACATGGAGGCGCACCGCCACTCCTGA